A portion of the Roseovarius sp. SCSIO 43702 genome contains these proteins:
- a CDS encoding head maturation protease, ClpP-related: MSLRDLPAGPDFQRPATYQFDTPSDALAKWADMPSPTTASDNTTIMMLDIIGDDGIGGGVSAKRIAAALRAIGNRDVTVQINSPGGDMFEGIAIYNLLRAHPAEVSIEVLGIAASAASIIAMAGDHIRMAPSSFLMLHNAWGVVIGNRHDMAEAATLFERFDGALADIYAARSGKTRAEIAALLDAETFLTAQEAVAAGLADIIAGETDAASDVSAQVRPDILAKRRIDAALAQQGIPRSERRMMLKQITGTRNAAEPATHDAGFDPAALRQLLDTLQA, from the coding sequence ATGAGTCTGCGTGACCTCCCGGCTGGACCGGACTTTCAACGCCCCGCCACCTATCAGTTTGATACGCCGTCCGATGCGCTGGCAAAATGGGCTGACATGCCGAGCCCAACGACGGCCAGCGACAACACCACGATCATGATGCTCGATATCATCGGCGACGACGGCATTGGCGGTGGCGTGAGCGCGAAACGGATCGCGGCGGCGCTGCGCGCGATCGGCAATCGCGACGTCACCGTGCAGATCAACTCGCCGGGTGGGGACATGTTTGAAGGCATCGCCATTTACAACCTGCTGCGCGCGCATCCGGCCGAGGTGAGCATCGAGGTACTGGGCATTGCCGCCTCGGCGGCCTCGATCATTGCTATGGCAGGCGATCATATCCGCATGGCGCCGAGCAGCTTTTTAATGCTGCACAATGCGTGGGGCGTGGTGATCGGCAATCGCCACGACATGGCCGAGGCTGCGACGCTGTTCGAGCGTTTCGATGGCGCGCTGGCGGATATTTATGCGGCGCGCAGCGGCAAGACGCGCGCCGAGATCGCGGCACTTTTGGATGCCGAAACCTTCCTGACGGCGCAAGAAGCGGTGGCTGCGGGGCTGGCGGATATCATCGCGGGCGAAACCGACGCAGCCTCGGATGTTTCTGCGCAGGTGCGTCCCGACATCCTCGCCAAGCGCCGCATTGACGCGGCACTGGCACAACAAGGCATCCCCCGCAGCGAGCGGCGTATGATGCTGAAACAGATTACCGGCACGCGCAACGCTGCCGAACCTGCCACGCATGACGCTGGCTTTGACCCTGCTGCCCTGCGGCAGCTTCTCGACACACTTCAAGCCTAG
- a CDS encoding phage major capsid protein has product MTDMTKPRIRGAVRVRAESGDAKSIVTELNKAFAAFKTEHQEELEGINAKFADVVQAEKVERINAEIGKLQTALDDTNAQLAAARLGGAGDGPAVSTEARDHARAFNQFFRRGTEEGLRELEMKAALRTDSDPDGGYVVPDQMEQTIDRVLGTVSAMRSIASVMSVSAASYKKLVNQGGAGAGWVGERQARPDTATPTLAELSFPAMEIYANPAATQTLLDDARVDIAAWLAEEVSTAFAEAEGAAFISGDGVNQPRGLLSYDTVANASQSWGKIGYTASGVAAALTDSSHNGVDALIDLIYSIKQGYRQNARFLMNKSLQATVRKLKSKTEELYLWQPPVQAGQPATLLGYPITDDDNMPDVAAGAFPVAFGDFRRGYLIVDRFGVRVLRDPYTNKPYVHFYTTKRVGGGVQNFEAIKLLKIAAS; this is encoded by the coding sequence ATGACCGACATGACCAAACCCCGCATCCGCGGGGCCGTGCGCGTGCGCGCAGAGAGCGGCGATGCGAAATCCATCGTCACCGAGTTGAACAAGGCCTTTGCCGCGTTCAAGACTGAACACCAAGAAGAACTGGAAGGCATCAACGCCAAATTCGCCGACGTTGTGCAGGCCGAGAAGGTCGAGCGCATCAATGCCGAGATCGGCAAGCTGCAGACGGCGCTGGATGACACCAATGCCCAGCTGGCGGCGGCCAGGCTCGGCGGCGCTGGTGACGGCCCGGCGGTCTCGACCGAGGCGCGCGACCATGCCCGCGCCTTCAACCAGTTCTTCCGGCGTGGCACCGAGGAGGGCTTGCGCGAGCTTGAGATGAAGGCCGCGCTGCGCACCGACAGCGACCCGGACGGTGGCTATGTCGTGCCTGATCAGATGGAGCAGACCATCGATCGGGTGCTGGGCACGGTTTCGGCCATGCGCTCCATTGCCAGCGTCATGTCGGTCTCGGCGGCCAGTTACAAGAAACTGGTGAACCAGGGCGGTGCCGGAGCAGGCTGGGTCGGGGAGCGCCAGGCGCGCCCGGACACCGCAACTCCGACGTTGGCGGAACTGTCGTTTCCTGCCATGGAGATCTATGCCAATCCGGCGGCAACCCAGACATTGCTTGATGATGCCCGGGTCGATATCGCGGCCTGGCTGGCTGAGGAGGTCTCGACCGCTTTTGCCGAAGCCGAGGGTGCGGCCTTCATCAGCGGCGACGGGGTCAACCAGCCCCGCGGTCTGCTCTCCTATGACACGGTGGCCAACGCCTCCCAGTCCTGGGGCAAGATCGGCTATACTGCCTCCGGTGTGGCCGCGGCCTTGACCGACAGTAGCCACAATGGCGTCGATGCGTTGATCGATCTGATTTACTCGATCAAGCAGGGGTATCGGCAAAACGCCCGTTTCCTCATGAACAAGTCGCTGCAGGCGACGGTGCGCAAGCTGAAATCCAAGACCGAGGAGCTCTATCTGTGGCAGCCCCCGGTGCAGGCGGGCCAGCCCGCGACGCTGCTGGGCTATCCGATCACCGACGACGACAACATGCCGGATGTGGCGGCGGGGGCGTTCCCGGTGGCTTTTGGCGACTTCCGCCGTGGCTATCTGATCGTTGATCGCTTCGGCGTTCGAGTGCTGCGCGATCCCTATACCAACAAGCCTTACGTGCATTTCTACACCACCAAGCGGGTCGGCGGCGGGGTGCAGAACTTCGAGGCGATCAAGCTGCTGAAGATCGCGGCCTCCTGA
- a CDS encoding head-tail connector protein translates to MTTLVRTTAPAEAPITLSEARAQIRVDHNEEDVLIQHYIDAATSLLDGPAGLLGRCLVTQSWQMNVDALAGPVHLPFPDTVIDEAKFADGDAEDVPYRREMCGQRPVLIPLQGWGRSAVISFTAGYGAPQDVPATLRQAILLLIAHWYDNREAVTIGAAGAALPMAVDALIAPSRLQRV, encoded by the coding sequence ATGACCACCCTTGTTCGCACCACAGCCCCAGCGGAGGCCCCGATTACGCTGAGTGAGGCAAGGGCGCAAATCCGCGTCGATCACAATGAGGAGGATGTGCTGATCCAGCACTATATCGATGCGGCCACCTCGCTGCTCGATGGGCCGGCGGGTCTGCTTGGGCGGTGCCTGGTGACCCAAAGCTGGCAGATGAATGTCGACGCTTTGGCCGGACCAGTGCATTTGCCGTTTCCGGACACGGTGATCGATGAGGCGAAATTTGCGGATGGTGACGCTGAGGACGTGCCCTACCGGCGCGAGATGTGCGGGCAGCGTCCCGTCCTGATCCCGCTGCAGGGCTGGGGGCGGTCTGCGGTGATTTCCTTCACCGCGGGCTATGGTGCGCCGCAGGATGTGCCTGCCACGCTGCGTCAGGCAATTCTGCTGCTCATCGCCCACTGGTATGACAATCGCGAGGCGGTCACGATCGGTGCGGCAGGCGCCGCTTTGCCCATGGCGGTCGATGCGCTGATCGCGCCGTCGCGGCTGCAGCGGGTTTGA
- a CDS encoding phage head closure protein — MMAGRYDRRAQFRRYVEIDDGFGTVQSWEDHGDPVWVQLTHVSDSEKWHAAQVQATVTSRLRLRWSSFAADISPLDRVICEGRDYNITGVKEIGRRKAIEITASARADQS; from the coding sequence ATGATGGCCGGAAGGTATGATCGCCGGGCGCAGTTCCGCCGCTATGTCGAAATCGATGACGGGTTCGGAACGGTCCAGAGCTGGGAGGATCATGGCGATCCGGTCTGGGTCCAGCTCACCCATGTCAGCGACAGTGAGAAATGGCACGCCGCCCAGGTGCAGGCGACTGTGACATCCCGCCTGCGTCTGCGGTGGTCCAGCTTCGCCGCTGACATCAGCCCGCTCGATCGCGTCATCTGCGAGGGGCGCGATTACAACATCACGGGGGTCAAGGAAATCGGGCGGCGAAAGGCCATCGAGATCACCGCGAGCGCCCGCGCCGACCAGAGCTGA
- a CDS encoding DUF6127 family protein — protein MPPDPNARNRYDLSEHEFEAMLARAAEEGAKRALADVGLDGHEAALDIRDLRSLLDCIRLVRRTAMQTAVRMITTGVMLALLAGIAIKLKIFGGGP, from the coding sequence ATGCCGCCTGATCCAAACGCGAGAAATCGGTATGATTTGTCAGAGCACGAGTTCGAGGCGATGCTCGCGCGCGCCGCCGAGGAAGGCGCAAAGCGGGCCCTCGCGGACGTCGGCCTGGACGGCCACGAGGCAGCGCTCGATATCCGTGACCTGCGCTCCTTGCTCGACTGTATCCGGCTGGTGCGTCGCACCGCGATGCAAACCGCCGTGCGCATGATCACCACCGGCGTCATGCTGGCGCTGTTGGCGGGCATCGCCATCAAGCTGAAGATCTTCGGCGGCGGTCCGTAG
- a CDS encoding D-Ala-D-Ala carboxypeptidase family metallohydrolase, with product MTTTFHRHWRNVPERTWRWPNFSPAEIACRGTGKLLVNEPALDKLQALRDRLGKPLIVRSAYRSPEHNRAVGGATRSKHLDGAAFDIAMANHDPAAFEAAAQEVGFLGFGFYPRWGFIHVDLGPARQWGERFPIRATAFAEETPPARKVLAESRTMRAGGAAGVATLGAAGVEVAQQVLTETQTAILPLVPYLDTLRWVFIAVALGGIAITIYARLDDWRRGRR from the coding sequence ATGACCACGACCTTCCACCGCCATTGGCGCAACGTGCCCGAGCGCACCTGGCGCTGGCCGAACTTTTCGCCCGCTGAAATTGCCTGTCGGGGCACCGGCAAGCTGCTCGTCAACGAACCGGCGCTCGACAAGCTGCAGGCCCTCCGCGACCGGCTGGGCAAGCCGCTGATCGTGCGTTCCGCCTATCGCAGCCCCGAGCACAACCGCGCTGTCGGCGGCGCCACTCGGTCGAAGCACCTCGACGGCGCCGCCTTCGACATCGCCATGGCGAACCACGACCCTGCGGCATTCGAGGCGGCGGCACAGGAGGTCGGGTTCCTCGGCTTCGGCTTCTATCCGCGCTGGGGATTCATCCATGTCGACCTCGGCCCCGCGCGCCAGTGGGGCGAGCGGTTCCCGATCAGGGCGACTGCCTTCGCCGAAGAAACGCCGCCTGCGCGAAAGGTTCTGGCTGAGAGCCGGACCATGAGGGCCGGCGGCGCAGCGGGCGTCGCGACGCTGGGCGCAGCCGGCGTGGAGGTGGCGCAGCAGGTGCTGACCGAGACGCAGACCGCCATCCTGCCGCTGGTCCCGTACCTCGATACGCTCCGCTGGGTGTTCATCGCCGTGGCGCTCGGTGGGATCGCGATCACGATCTACGCCCGCCTCGACGACTGGCGCCGGGGGCGACGGTGA
- a CDS encoding LysR family transcriptional regulator, whose translation MFLAVMEAGSFTGAAEKLGTSSGQASKLLSRLESELGVRLLNRTTRSVSPTEAGRAYYDRLKPLVDELETLDLDIRNISQSPRGRLRLTAPLTFGTLEMAPALNEFAARYPDIELDVTFTDRVVNVVDEGFDLAIRVGRPGDSSLIIRKLCAVRIVVVAAPAYLEMHGAPEAPSDLEHHACIIDTNFREPNRWPFRTQQGDAEMVNVSGRIRYSNAEACLQAATLGLGLACVPAFVAGDALRSGGVTRLLSSYETEPYDVHVLYPHNRHLAAKVRLLVDFLVERYRQTPHWEQGW comes from the coding sequence ATGTTCCTCGCCGTCATGGAAGCCGGCAGCTTCACCGGGGCAGCGGAAAAGCTCGGCACCAGTTCCGGCCAGGCATCCAAGCTGTTGTCGCGGCTGGAAAGTGAACTTGGCGTGCGGCTGCTCAATCGGACGACGCGATCCGTTTCGCCGACGGAGGCCGGTAGGGCATACTACGATCGGCTGAAGCCGCTCGTGGATGAACTCGAAACGCTGGATCTCGATATCCGCAACATCTCGCAGTCGCCGCGGGGGCGGCTGCGCCTGACGGCGCCGCTGACCTTCGGCACGCTGGAAATGGCACCCGCGCTCAATGAATTCGCTGCGCGCTATCCCGACATCGAACTTGATGTGACCTTCACCGACCGGGTCGTCAACGTCGTCGACGAGGGTTTCGACCTCGCCATCCGTGTCGGGCGCCCCGGCGATTCCAGCCTGATCATCCGCAAGCTCTGCGCCGTCCGCATCGTCGTGGTGGCCGCGCCCGCCTACCTCGAGATGCACGGCGCCCCCGAGGCGCCTTCGGACCTGGAACACCATGCCTGCATAATCGACACCAACTTCCGCGAGCCGAACCGTTGGCCGTTCAGGACGCAGCAGGGCGACGCGGAGATGGTGAACGTCTCAGGCCGCATCCGCTACTCCAATGCCGAAGCCTGTCTTCAGGCCGCGACCCTGGGCTTGGGGCTGGCCTGCGTCCCTGCTTTCGTGGCGGGGGACGCGCTGCGGTCCGGCGGGGTGACGCGACTTCTGTCGTCCTACGAGACGGAGCCTTACGACGTTCACGTGCTCTACCCACATAACCGGCACCTTGCCGCGAAAGTGCGCCTGCTCGTCGACTTCCTGGTCGAACGCTACAGACAGACACCGCACTGGGAGCAAGGCTGGTGA
- a CDS encoding DoxX family protein, which produces MTYATASTSARPSLVEGVTNADLAATILRVSMGVLFLAHAGLKLFIFTPAGTVGYFASLGLPGPLAYLVIAAELFGGIALILGIYSRCVSLALVPILLGSIYVPHGAAGFFFSNEGGGWEYPAFWAVTLIVQALLGDGAFALKRSRA; this is translated from the coding sequence ATGACCTACGCCACCGCTTCCACATCCGCCCGTCCGTCTCTGGTCGAGGGCGTGACCAACGCCGATCTCGCCGCGACGATCCTGCGCGTCTCGATGGGCGTGCTGTTTCTCGCCCATGCCGGGCTGAAGCTCTTCATCTTCACCCCGGCCGGTACGGTCGGTTATTTCGCAAGCCTCGGGCTGCCCGGGCCGCTCGCTTATCTCGTCATCGCAGCCGAGCTGTTCGGCGGCATCGCCCTGATCCTCGGCATCTATTCCCGCTGCGTGTCTCTGGCGCTGGTGCCGATCCTGCTGGGCTCGATCTATGTGCCGCACGGCGCTGCCGGCTTCTTCTTCTCGAACGAAGGCGGCGGCTGGGAATACCCGGCGTTCTGGGCGGTGACGCTGATCGTCCAGGCCCTGCTCGGCGACGGCGCATTCGCGCTGAAGCGCAGCCGCGCCTGA
- a CDS encoding VOC family protein: MTAATDFFDMTTAPLRIGTVRLKVRDLDAVSTFYQTMLGLRPIESHGHRFTLGIGGTPLLELVGDPKLAPLDPRQAGLFHTAFLMPTRADLARWVAHVAEARVPLQGASDHIVSEALYLADPEGNGIEVYSDRPVSDWHGESGEIRMSTDPLDLQDLLQSAEGTEWSGFPEAGSVGHVHLQVGDTAEADRFYRDVLGLDIAARYPGASFYGSGGYHHQLAGNVWNSRRASTRPEGMAGLEAVEILVRDAMNITAIAVRADSAGIASTRNADGLTLRDPWGTAITLRN, translated from the coding sequence ATGACCGCCGCTACAGACTTCTTCGACATGACTACCGCGCCGCTGCGCATCGGGACCGTCCGGCTCAAGGTGCGTGACCTCGATGCGGTCTCCACCTTCTACCAAACGATGCTCGGACTCCGCCCGATCGAGAGCCACGGCCATCGCTTCACGCTCGGCATCGGCGGCACGCCGCTGCTGGAGCTCGTGGGCGACCCGAAGCTGGCTCCCCTCGACCCGCGGCAGGCCGGCCTCTTTCACACCGCCTTCCTGATGCCGACCAGAGCTGACCTGGCCCGCTGGGTCGCCCACGTCGCGGAAGCGCGCGTGCCGCTTCAGGGCGCGTCGGACCACATCGTCAGCGAGGCGCTCTATCTCGCCGATCCCGAGGGCAACGGCATCGAGGTCTATTCCGACCGTCCGGTCTCGGACTGGCACGGAGAGAGCGGCGAGATCCGGATGAGCACCGATCCGCTCGATCTGCAGGACCTGCTCCAAAGCGCCGAGGGCACCGAATGGTCGGGCTTCCCGGAGGCCGGCAGCGTCGGCCATGTCCACCTGCAGGTGGGGGATACTGCGGAAGCCGATCGCTTCTACCGCGACGTACTCGGCCTCGATATCGCGGCGCGCTATCCCGGCGCCAGCTTCTACGGCAGCGGCGGCTATCACCACCAGCTTGCCGGCAACGTCTGGAACAGCCGCCGGGCCAGCACGCGCCCCGAGGGCATGGCAGGTCTCGAGGCCGTCGAGATCCTCGTCCGGGACGCCATGAACATCACCGCCATTGCCGTACGCGCCGACAGTGCCGGCATTGCAAGCACCAGGAACGCCGATGGCCTGACCCTGCGCGACCCCTGGGGCACCGCAATCACGCTGAGGAATTGA
- a CDS encoding glutathione S-transferase family protein, translating into MLINGKWVADWQPVQAKDEKGGFVRQTSSFRNWITPDGSAGPTGEGGFQAEPGRYHLYVALICPWASRTLIGRKLKGLEDAISVSVVEPELSDQGWRFGDTGGADLDTLNGANFLHEIYTRADPAISGRATVPVLWDKQRGTIVNNESADILRMLNSGFGDFADPTFDLYPADIREEIDALNARIYPRLNNGVYRAGFATTQAAYEEAFHDVFAMLDELEGRLGDGRNFLLGDRFTEADVRLFVTLVRFDAAYHGLFKCNLRRIADYPALSRYQTRILAIPGVRDTVSIDHIKRGYYSIKALNPTGIVPVGPQGGECLGWLPAATSPSRAMTTERLSR; encoded by the coding sequence ATGCTGATAAACGGGAAATGGGTTGCGGACTGGCAGCCCGTCCAGGCCAAGGACGAGAAGGGCGGCTTCGTCCGCCAGACCTCCAGCTTTCGCAACTGGATCACCCCTGACGGCAGCGCCGGGCCGACCGGCGAAGGCGGCTTCCAGGCCGAGCCCGGCCGCTACCATCTCTATGTCGCGCTGATCTGCCCATGGGCGTCGCGCACGCTGATCGGTCGCAAGCTGAAGGGGCTTGAGGACGCGATCTCGGTCTCCGTCGTCGAGCCCGAACTCTCCGACCAGGGCTGGCGCTTCGGCGATACTGGCGGGGCCGACCTCGACACGCTGAACGGCGCTAATTTCCTGCACGAGATCTACACTCGCGCCGACCCCGCCATTTCGGGCCGCGCGACGGTGCCGGTGCTGTGGGACAAGCAGCGCGGCACCATCGTGAACAACGAATCCGCCGACATCCTGCGGATGCTGAACTCCGGGTTCGGCGACTTCGCGGACCCCACCTTCGACCTCTATCCGGCCGACATCCGCGAAGAGATCGACGCGCTGAACGCCCGCATCTATCCGCGCCTCAACAATGGCGTCTACCGCGCGGGCTTCGCCACCACGCAAGCCGCCTACGAGGAGGCGTTCCACGACGTCTTCGCCATGCTCGACGAGCTTGAGGGGCGCCTCGGCGACGGCCGTAACTTCCTGCTGGGCGACCGCTTCACCGAAGCGGACGTGCGGCTCTTCGTGACGCTGGTGCGCTTCGACGCGGCCTACCACGGCCTCTTCAAGTGCAACCTGCGCCGCATCGCCGACTATCCCGCCTTGAGCCGCTACCAGACGCGAATCCTCGCGATCCCCGGTGTGCGCGACACGGTCAGCATCGACCACATCAAGCGCGGCTATTACTCGATCAAGGCGCTGAACCCCACCGGAATCGTTCCAGTAGGGCCCCAAGGTGGCGAATGCCTTGGCTGGCTACCGGCAGCGACATCCCCGTCGAGGGCGATGACGACGGAACGGTTGTCAAGGTGA
- the wrbA gene encoding NAD(P)H:quinone oxidoreductase produces MAQPKIAIIFYSTYGTNHAVALAAAEAARDAGADVRLRRVSETAPKEVVATQDAWKAQLDKMSNIPEATADDMEWADGYFFSAPTRFGVVASQLRAFIDTLGGLWGAGKLANKTFTATTSAQNPHGGQEATILSLYTTAMHWGAIIVVPGFTDQSIFDAGGNPYGFSTNANGFDDAGKAAVAHQAKRLVEMTTKITG; encoded by the coding sequence ATGGCACAGCCCAAGATCGCAATTATCTTCTACTCGACCTACGGAACCAACCATGCCGTCGCCTTGGCAGCGGCAGAGGCCGCCCGAGACGCAGGCGCGGATGTCCGCCTTCGCCGGGTTTCCGAGACGGCCCCGAAAGAGGTTGTCGCAACTCAGGACGCCTGGAAAGCGCAACTGGACAAGATGAGCAATATCCCCGAAGCGACGGCCGACGACATGGAATGGGCCGACGGCTATTTCTTCTCTGCACCGACCCGTTTCGGCGTGGTGGCCAGCCAACTTCGGGCCTTCATCGACACACTGGGCGGGCTGTGGGGTGCCGGCAAGTTGGCCAACAAGACCTTCACGGCCACGACGAGCGCCCAGAATCCGCATGGTGGTCAGGAGGCGACCATTCTCAGCCTGTACACCACTGCAATGCATTGGGGCGCCATCATTGTCGTGCCAGGCTTTACCGATCAGTCGATTTTTGACGCTGGCGGCAATCCTTACGGGTTCTCGACCAACGCCAACGGCTTTGACGATGCCGGCAAGGCGGCAGTGGCTCATCAGGCCAAGCGCCTCGTGGAGATGACCACAAAGATCACCGGCTGA